The Acidobacteriota bacterium DNA segment ATCCGCGGTCGAGCGTGAACTCGCGGGTGAGGAAGCCGAGGACGAAGCCCCGCGCGGTGTCCTCGACGAGGACCACCCGCTTGAACCCGAACTCGTTGTCGGGGGAAAAAGCGACGATCAACTGCTTGACGGGCGCGTAGACCGTGCGGAACACCGGCACCTTGAGCAGCCAGTACTCGGCCCGCTGCACGAGGCGCCGGCCGATGACGTTGCTGGCGATGGCCCCGACGGCCAGCAGGATCGCCGCCGTCGTCACCAGCCCGAGGCCGGGCACCTCACGGCCGAGCCACTCGGCGAACGTCGGCCCGGTGAGCCCGTCGACGAAGCGGAACGTCCACACGAGCGTCACGACGCTCACGACGAGCGGCACGGTGACGAAGAACCCGGCGATGAAGCTTCGACGCAACCACTGCATGACGACCGCGCCCGACACCCCGCGTAATGACGACTACCGTGCCAGCATCCAGGCGACGACGACTCCGGCCAGCCCCAGCCGGTACCAGGCGAAGACGTCGAGCCGATGGCCGGCGAGGAACCGGAGGAAGTACTTCACCGTGAGGTACCCGACGACGGCCGAGCTGACGATGCCCACCGCGAAGACTCCGACCGCCCCCGGCGCCAGACCCACCCGGGCCAGTTCGAGCGCCTCCTTGCTGGCCGCCGCGAGAATCGCGGGCACGCCGAGGAGGAACGAGAAGCGGGCCGCCGCCTCGCGCCGGAGGCCGATGGCCATGCCGAAGGTGATCGTGGCCCCCGAGCGCGACACCCCGGGCACGAGCGCGGCCGCCTGCGCGAGGCCGAACCCGACGGCCTCCATCGGACGGAGGCTGTCCTCGTCGCGACGGCGCGGGCCGAGCCGTTCGACGACGAGCAACCCGAGCGCCCCGGCGGCGAGCGTCACGGCCGTGACGCCCGGCGTGCGAACGTTGGCCGCGAGCCAATCGGCCCACAACAGGCCCACGACCACGACGGGCAGGGTCCCAAAGGCCATGAGCCGCAGCTGCCGCGCCGGCAGCGTCGGCCCGAAGGCGTCGGGCACCGCCGTCACCATGGCCCAGAGGTCGGCGCGGAAGTAGACGAGCACGGCCACGAGCGTTCCGAGATGGCACGCCACGTCGAACGCGAGCCCGAAGACCTCGGTGTCCCAGCCGAAGAACGCCCGGGCCAGGATGAGGTGGGCCGAGCTCGAGATCGGCAGGAACTCCGTGAGCCCCTGCACGATGCCGAGCAGCGCCGCGAAGAGCAGCGCCACGAGCCGCTACGACGCACGCGCGCGGCGCGAGGGACGCCGCCCGGTCTTCGCCGCCGGGGCGCCTGGCGCCGGCGGTTCCGCGGCGGCCTTCGCCCCGGGCCCCTGCCGCTTGCTCAGGACGACGGCCACCGCCGCCGCGATGAACACGGTCGAGTAGGTGCCCGCGATGATGCCCACGAGCATCGTGAAGGCAAAGCCCTCGAGCACCTCGCCGCCGAACAGGAAGAGCGCGAGCACGGCCAGGCCCGTCGTGCCCGACGTGATGATCGTGCGGGCGAGCGTCTGGTTGACGCTGTGGTTGATGACCTTGTCGAGCGGCTCACGCCTCGTCAGCCGCAGGTTCTCGCGCACGCGGTCGAAGATGACGATCGTGTCGTTCACCGAGTAGCCGGTGATCGTGAGGATGGCCGCCACGACGTTCAGCGACAGCTCGTAGTTGAAGAGCGTGATGAAGGTGAGCGTCACGAGCACGTCGTGGAACGTGGCCGCGAGCGCGCCGACGGCGAACGAGAAGCGGAACCTGAGCGCGATGTAGACCGTGATGCCGAAGAGCGAGGCAATCGTCGCGAAGATGCCCTTGCGCTGCAGGTCCTTGCCGATGACCGGCCCCACGACCTCGGTGCTCAGCACCTCGAACTCACCGAGATTGGCGGCCCGGACGGCCGCCAGCACCTGATTGGCGCCCTGCTCGAGATCGAAGTCCGCCTCCTCGACGACGAGCTGCGGCAGTCGTACGAGGATCTCGTTGTCGCCCGCCTCGCCGTACTGCTGGACGACCTTCTCTCCAGGAATGGCCGCGACGGCGTCGCGAACCTGCTGCTCGCTCACGGGAGCAGCAAACCGCATCACCACGATGGTGCCGCCCGAGAAATCGATGCCAAGCGGCAGCCCGCCACGGGTGGCGACGAGCCCGACGCCGGTCAGGATGATGGCGACCGACAGCACCATCGCGTGCCAGCGCCAGCGGAGGAAGTCGATCTTGGTGTCACGGAGGATCTGCATGAGCGTCCCTGGAAGCGCGTCCTCGCGCTAGATGCTGATGCTGGCGGTCTGTCGCCGCGCGAGCATCGCCTCGAACAGGGTTCTCGACACGAACACGGCCGTGAACACGTTCGACAGCAGGCCGAAGAAGAGCACCGTCGCAAACCCGCGGATTGGCCCCGTCCCGAACTGGAAGAGGAACCCGGCGGCGATCATCGACGAGACGTGGGTGTCGAGAATGGTGAGGAACACGCGGTCGAAGCCTGCCGCCACCGCGGCTTTGACGCCCTTCTGCGTGGCGAGCTCCTCCTTGATGCGCTCGAAGATGAGCACGTTCGAGTCGACGCCCATGCCAATCGTCAGGATGAAGCCCGCAATGCCCGGCAGCGTCATCGTCGCGCCGATGTACGACATGAAGCCGAGCAGGATCAGGAGGTTGAGCGCCACCGAGATGATGGCGTTGATCCCGGCGAGGCGGTAGTAGAAGAGCATGAAGGCCGCCACCACCGAGAGGCCGGTGATCGAGGCGAGCACGCCGGCGCGGATCGAGTCGGCGCCGAGGCTCGGGCCGACCGTGCGCTCCTCGAGGTAGGTGAGCGACGCCGGCAGCGCGCCCGACCGCAGCACGAGGCTCAGGTCGAGGACCTCCTGCTGCGTGAAGCTGCCCGTGATGCGCCCCTCGTCGGTGATGCGCGACTCGATGCGCGGGGCCGACTGCACGCGGCCGTCGAGGATGATGGCGAGCTGGCGGTTGATGTTCTCGCTCGTCACCCGGCCGAACTTGCGCGCGCCGTCCTGGTTGAGCGAGAAGCTGACGGCCGGCCGGTTGTTCTCGTCGAGCGTCGGGCGCGCGTTGCGGAGGTCGCGCCCGGTCACCGCGGCCACGCGCCGCACGAGGTAGTAGACGGTGCCGCCGGCCTGCCCGCCGATCCCGAGATCGTCGGCCCCCGTGACGACCTCCATGTCGGGCGGCAGCACGCCGCCGCGCTGCGCGAGCAGCGACTCGCGCGTCGGCGCCGGCCCGGCCTCGACGATCTTCAGCTCGAGCAGCGCCGTCGACCGGATGATCTCCTTGGCCCGCGCGACATCGGTCACGCCGGGCAGCTGCACGAGGATCTGATCGCCCGCCGCCCCATGCGCCGCGACGATCGGCTCGGCGACGCCAAGCTCGTTGACGCGCCGCTCGATGGTCTGGAGCGCCTGCGCGACGGCCTCGTTGCGCAGCGTCACGGCGATGTTCGGCTTGAGCTCGAACCGGTAGCTGCCACCCGCGCGCGACTCGCGGTTGTAGCTGGCCCCCGTCTGCTCGTCGGCGATCCGCCGGAACTCGGCATCCTGCGCCGTCGGCACGCCCTGCACGCCGAAGGCCTGAGGCCCGTCGGGCGTGACCGCGGAGACGAGGACGTTGCGCCGCGCGAGCTCCTCGCGCAGCCGCTCCGAGGTGACCTCGGTCTCGAGCCGCAGCGCGTCGTCGGTCTGCACGCGCATCACCAGGTGCACGCCGCCCTTGAGGTCGAGCCCGAGCCGCACCTTCTCGCCCGGGGGATAGAACGACCAGACCGCCAGCCCCACGACGATGAGGATGGTCACTGCCTTCCAGCGGAGGTTCTTGTTCATGAGACGTCTCTAGACCTGGCCCGACTCGGGCACGACCGGCGCCTGGCCCTGGTAGCCGCCCACGGCCGCCTTGGCGACCTCGATCGTGACCTTGTCGGCGATCTGCAGCTTCACGGTACGCTCGCCGAGCTTGGTCACCGTGCCGTAGATGCCGCTCGTCGTCACCACCTTGTCGCCCACCTTCAGCGCTTCCTGGAAGTCGGCGATCTTCCGCTGACGCCGCTTCATGGGCAGCAGGATCACGAAGTAGAAGATGCCGAGGATGAGCGCGAACGGGATGAACTGCACCCAGAGGCTGCTCTCCTGTCCGGGCGGGGGGCTCATGGCCAGCACGAACGACGAATCGAGGGTCATCGGCGTCATGGAATCAGCGACCGGCGGGAAAACGACTGGTGGAACGACTGTCTGAACGATTCGAACGATCCAAACTCGATAGCGTGTCTCATCTCCCCCATCAAGTCAAGGTAAAACCGAAGATTGTGGAGGGTATTGAGCGTGGCGGCGGTCATCTCCTGGACCATCAGCAGGTGGCGCAGATAGGCCCGTGAGTGACGCCGGCACGTGTAGCAGGGGCACCGCTCATCGATCGGCCGGTCGTCCTCGGCGAAGCGGGCGTTGCGCAGGTTCATCCGGCCGCGGCGCGTGAGCACCTGCCCGTTGCGCGCGTTGCGCGTGGGCAGCACGCAGTCGAACATGTCGACGCCGCGCGCGACGCACTCCACGAGGTCGTCGGGCATCCCGCTGCCCATGAGGTAGCGCGGGCGATCCGGAGGCAGCCACGGCGTGGTCTGGCCCACGACGTCGTACATCACGTCGGTCGGTTCGCCCACGCTCAGTCCGCCGATGGCGTAGGCCTCGAAGCCGACCTCGACCGTCCGTCCGGCGCTCTCACGGCGAAGCTCCGGGTAGACGCCTCCCTGGACGATGCCGAACTGCGCCTGGCCCGGGGTCGTGGGGACGACGGGCGTCTCGCCGGCCCGCACCGCCTCGAAGCGCGCCCGGCCGCGACGTGCCCAGCGGGCCGTCCGCTCCATCGACGCACGGGCCGCGGCCTCCGTCGCCGGGTACGCGAGGCACTCGTCGAACACCATCGCGACATCCGCCCCCAGCCTGGCCTGGATGTCGACGGCCCGCTCGGGCGTCAGGTCGTGCTGGGACCCGTCGAGATGCGAGCGGAAGCTGGCGCCGTGCTCGTCGATGGTGCGCAGGTCGCCGAGACTGAAGACCTGGTAGCCCCCGCTGTCGGTGAGCAGCGGACGATCCCACCCGATGAACCGGTGCAGGCCGCCGCGACGTGCGATCAGTTCGTCGCCGGGCCGCAGGTACAGATGGTAGGTGTTGCCGAGCAGCATCGACGCGCCGAGCTCGTCGAGCTGCTGGTGGGTCACGGCCTTGACCGCGCCGCGCGTGCCGACCGGCATGAAGACGGGCGTGTCGACGTCGCCGTGCGGCGTGGTGAGCCGACCGCGCCGCGCGCCGCCGTCGCGGTCGGTCACGACGAACCCGAAGGCCGAGAGCATTGCGGTATAGTAGACCCACGTGAAACGACTGCGCATCGGCGTCGTCTACGGCGGCCGTTCGGGCGAGCACGAGGTCTCGCTGGCGTCGGCCGCCTCGGTGGTCGCCCATCTCGACCCCGCCCGCTACGAGGTCGTCCCCATCCGGATCGAGAAATCGGGACGCTGGACCCTGGCCGATCGGCCGCCGGCGTCGAGCTCGGCGGCCGACGCGATCGAGCAGGCCCGTCACGACGCGGGGCGGAGCGCGCGGGTGACGCGCGAGGTGCACGTCGTGGCCCGCCCGGGCGACGAGACGCTGCTCGCCGTGCAGCGGCCGGCATCCGGCGACGAACACACCGTCGCGACGGCCATGGGGCTCGACGTGTTCTTCCCGGTGCTCCACGGCCCGTACGGCGAGGACGGCACGGTGCAGGGCCTGTTCGAGCTGGCCAACGTCCCGTACGTCGGCGCGGGCGTCCTGGCCTCGGCGGCCGGCATGGACAAGGCCGTCGCGAAGGTGCTGTTCGCCGCGCGCGGCCTGCGCGTCGCCGATCACCTCGTCATCACCCACCGGGATCTCGCCGACGGACCCGACCAGGTCGTGCGCCGCGTCGAGGACCGCTTCGCCTACCCGGTGTTCGTCAAGCCCGCGAACCTCGGCTCGAGCGTCGGCATCTCGAAGGCGCGCAATCGCGCCGGGCTCGAGGCGTCGCTCGCGCTCGCCGCCGAGTTCGATCGGAAGCTGGTCGTCGAGATGGCGGTACCCCACGCCCGGGAGATCGAGTGCGCGGTGCTCGGCAACGACTGGCCCGAGGCCTCGGTGCCGGGCGAGATCGTGCCCTCGCGGGAGTTCTACGACTACGAGGCGAAGTACCTCGACGAGGGCTCGGCCCTCTTCGTGCCCGCCCGGCTCGACGAGGCGACCATCGCCGAAGTGCGTCGTGTCTCCATCGAGGCGTTCCGCGCCGTGGACGGCGCCGGCATGGCGCGCGTGGACTTCCTGCTCGACGCGGCGTCGAACACGCTCTACCTGAACGAGGTGAACACGATCCCGGGGTTCACCACCATCAGCATGTATCCGAAGCTGTGGGAAGCGAGCGGGGTCGGCTACCCGGCGCTGCTCGACCGCCTCGTCGCGCTGGCGCTCGAACGCCACGCCGAGAAGCAGCGGCTTCGCACGAGTTACGTCTGACGGCCCCGTCCATGCGGTGCGTCGCGGCGGCCCTCGCCCTCGTCCTGGTCACGACGGCCGGCGGCTCGGCCGACACGCTTCGCGGCGCCCAGCACCTGTCGGCGGCGTACGCCTTGATCCTCGATGCGGCGTTCGAGCCCGCGGCGCGCGAGCTCGAGCGCTGCGAAGCGGCACCGCGCGAGGCCTGCGAGGTGCTCGAGGCGGTCCGCCTGTTCTGGCGCATCCAGCTCGACCCGCACCGACGCACCGTCGACGGCGCCTTCCGGGCCGCTGTCGAGCGCGCGATCGCGTCGACCGAAGCCTGGGCGGCTCGAGCGCCAGACGACGCCGAGGCGTGGTTCTACGTCGGCGCGGCGTACGGCGCGCGCGCCCAGTGGCGCGTGCTGCGGCGCGAGCGGCTCGCGGCGGCGCGCGACGGCGGACGGATCAAGCGCGCGCTCGAGCGCGCCCTGCAACTCGATCCCACGCTCGAAGACGCGCATTTCGGGATCGGGATGTATCAGTACTACGCCGCGGTGGCGCCGGCGGCCGCGCGCATGCTGCGCTGGATCCTCCTGCTGCCGGGCGGCAACCGCACGGAGGGTCTCGCCAGGATGCTGCGGGCGCGCGAGGCGGGCGTGCTGATGCGCAGCGAGGCCGACTACCAGCTCCACGTGATCTACCTCTGGTACGAGGAGGGCTTCGTCCGGGCGCTCGAACTGCTGCGCGAACTCGAGCGGCGCCACCCGCGCAACCCGCTGTTCCCGCAGCTCGTCGCGGAGGTGCTCGACGTCTACTTCCACGATCGCGGCGCGAGCCGCGACGCGTGGGCCGACCTGCTCGAGCGGGCCGGGCGCGGCGACGTGAACGAGGGCGAGCTCGCCTCGGGCCACGCGCGGCTCGGCCTGGCGCATCAGCTCGACGCGCTCCACGAGACCGATCGGGCGATCCCGCTGTGGCGGGCCGCCGCCGACGCCCCGCCGGGCGCCGGGCCGTACGGGTCGCGGGCCGAGGCGCTGGTCCGGCTCGGCGACGCGCACGCGCGGCTCGGCGATCCCGACCGCGCCGCCGCGCACTATCGCGAGGCGCTCGCCGCCGTACCGCCCGACGACGTCCGCGAGGTCGGGCGCCGGGCCCGGGCCGGAATCGCGCGCCGCGTTCCGGCGGCGCGCGGCGAGGCGTACCGGGTGTCGCTCGAGGGGTGGCGGGCCTTCGAGCGGGGCGACCGCGCGCGTGCTCGATCGGCGCTCGCACGCGCGGTGGCGCTCGCGCCGGACGACAGGGTCATCCGCTACCGGTACGGACACGTGCTGCTGCAGGAGGATGCCTCGGCGGCGCGCGAGCAGCTCGATCGCGCGGTGACTGGCCCGGTCGACGAGCTCCCGACGTTCGTCGCGCGCGCGGCGGTCGACCTCGCGCGGCTGCACGAGACGCGCGGCGAGATCGCCGCGGCGATCGAATGGTACGAGCGCGCGACCTTCACCTTCGGCGCCGAACGCGAGACGAGGGTGGCCGCGGAGCGCGCGCTCGCGCGCCTGCGCCGCGCAGGACCTCGCTGACGGCGCGCGGCGTGTCGTTCGCGACACGCGTCCTCATCCAGTTGACAAGCCGATCTGTACGTGTTCTCAGGTGTGGCGAAACTTCGCCAGAAGAGGTCAACTTTTTTTGACATTTGCCGATAATTGTGCTTGACACGACATTTTTCTCATCCATAATCTACATCTTGTATGTAGGTGGTTAGCTCAGGCCACCTGTTGTGACCACTGAGTCGGTCAGGGGCTGGGCGCCGCGTACCAAGGAGGCAGAATGGCCAAGAAGACCGCGAAGGCCGGCGCGAAGAAGAAGACCGCGAAGGCCGCCAAGCCGGCGAAGACCGCCAAGAAGCGGTAGTCGCCACCGTGGCCGGGGGTGTCACGGGATCGCGTGCGACACCCCCTGTTTTCGATCCGTCGCTCCCGCGCACACGCGGGGCTTCATCACCGTTCGGAACGCTCACACGAAGGGGGGGATACGAGTCATGGCAAAGAAAGCCGCAAAGGCCGCCAAGAAGACGGCGAAGAAGGCCGTGAAGGCCGCCAAGAAGACCGCGAAGAAGAAGTAAGCGGCGTGTTCCTGAACACGTGAAAAGAGGGGGCGATCGTCGCCCCCCTTTTTGTTGTACCGACGACCGCCGATCAGGGCACCGCCGCGCCCGGCGACACCACGCCGTCCCAGATCGTCACGCGATCGATCCGATCCCCCTGCACGAGGCGATCGACCACGTCCTGGCCGGCCACCACCCGCCCGAACACCGTGTACCGCGCATCGAGGTGCGGCTGCGGCCCGTGCGTGATGAAGAACTGGCTGCCGCCGGTGTCGGCCCAGTCGAGGGCCATCCCGACCGTGCCGCGCAGGTACGGGAGCGGGTTCAGCTCGTCGCGAATCGTGTAGCCCGGCCCGCCCTCTCCGTCGCTGCGCGGGTCGCCGCCCTGCACGACGAAGTTCGGCACCACGCGATGGAACGTCAGGCCGTCGAAGTACCCGCGCCGCGCGAGCGTGACGAAGTTGTCGACCGTGAGCGGCGCATCGAGCACGGCCAGCTCGATCTGGATGTTGCCCTTGCTCGTCTCGAGGTAGGCCTGCGGCGAGTACGGCGGCGCGACGAGCCAGGGCCCCCGGTAGCCGGCCGGCTCCCGCGGCGTCGGCGCGGGGCGGATGTCCGACACGTCGGCCGCGGCGTCCACCTGGCGCAGCAGCTCCGCCGCGCGACGCCGCACCGCCCAGTCGGCGTCACCGAGTGCCTCGACGAGCAGCGCCCGCGCGCCATCCCCGCCGTACCGGACCCGGGCGGCGAGCGCCGCCGCTCGCGCGACGTACGACGCGTCGGCGCGCCCCGACCGGTAGGCCGCGTCGAGCGCATCCTCGAGGCCGGGCACGCGCCCCTCGCCGGCGAGCCGCGCCGCCGTGGCGCGCACGACCACGTCTTCGACCGCCAGGTGCTTGCGCAGCAACCCTTCGACGCCGGGCCCGCCGAGACGGACGAGCAGGCTCAGCACCGTCGGGATCACGCGCCGGTCGGCGTCCTCGAGCATCCGCACCAGCTGCGGGCCGGCGGTCCGCGGATCGGTGTCGACGATGAGCCGCGCCACCTCGCTCCGCACGCGCCAGTCGCGATCCGGGTCGAGCCCCGACAGCACGACGAGGAAGTCCTGACGGTCGGCGGCGGCAAGGGCGCGCAACGCGGCCGCGCGCATCACGGGCCAGGGATCGCCCACCAGGTCGTAGAGCCACTCCCGCAGCTCCGGACCCGACGCCCGCAGACGGCCGAGCGCCGACACGGCCTCGAGGCGCACGTTCGCGTCGAGGCCCTCGTGGCCGAGCAGGTTCACCAGCGGCGTCTCCGCCCGCGCATCGCCGACGATGCCGAGCGCGCGAATCGCTTCGACGAGGACGCGCGACGGCACGCGATCGGGCGCGAGCAGCTCGATGAGCGGCTCGACGGCCCGCGCCTCCTTGAGGAGGCCGAGTCCCTTGGCCGCAAACGCGATCGTGTCGGTGCCCCCGGCGCGCACGAGGGCGAGCAACGCCGTCGCGGCCCTGGGATCCTCGAAGCGGCCGAGCGCGTAGGCCACCGGCCACCAGCGCACGCGCGGCTCGCCGCGTTCGTCGAGCACCGCCGCGGCGAACGGCTCCCACGCCTTCATCCTCACGAGGGCGTACAGGCCGAGGCGAAACGCTTCGACCTCGGCGTCGAGCGGATGCGCGAGCTCGTCGATCGCCACCTCGGCCACCCGCCCGCTCGCGACGGCCGCCGCCACCAGACGGCCGATCTCCGGCGCGTGCGTCGCCGCGCCGAGCAGTCCCAACGCCTCGGCCGCCCGGCCCCGGACACGCGCGTCGTGATCGTCGAGCATCTCGGCGAGCGCCGGCGCCGCCTCCTGGTCGCCGAGGATTCCG contains these protein-coding regions:
- the yajC gene encoding preprotein translocase subunit YajC codes for the protein MTLDSSFVLAMSPPPGQESSLWVQFIPFALILGIFYFVILLPMKRRQRKIADFQEALKVGDKVVTTSGIYGTVTKLGERTVKLQIADKVTIEVAKAAVGGYQGQAPVVPESGQV
- a CDS encoding D-alanine--D-alanine ligase, with translation MKRLRIGVVYGGRSGEHEVSLASAASVVAHLDPARYEVVPIRIEKSGRWTLADRPPASSSAADAIEQARHDAGRSARVTREVHVVARPGDETLLAVQRPASGDEHTVATAMGLDVFFPVLHGPYGEDGTVQGLFELANVPYVGAGVLASAAGMDKAVAKVLFAARGLRVADHLVITHRDLADGPDQVVRRVEDRFAYPVFVKPANLGSSVGISKARNRAGLEASLALAAEFDRKLVVEMAVPHAREIECAVLGNDWPEASVPGEIVPSREFYDYEAKYLDEGSALFVPARLDEATIAEVRRVSIEAFRAVDGAGMARVDFLLDAASNTLYLNEVNTIPGFTTISMYPKLWEASGVGYPALLDRLVALALERHAEKQRLRTSYV
- a CDS encoding HEAT repeat domain-containing protein — protein: MMANRLPGVLLLTLAAGACASAPPAPPPVVPYEDKLAWILRLEDQRVLRDPAPAPVAPVDRRVAGSPPPVADLLGLLGDADARVRRRAAIAVGRVGLSDGVGPLERLLRADADTDVRQMAAFALGILGDQEAAPALAEMLDDHDARVRGRAAEALGLLGAATHAPEIGRLVAAAVASGRVAEVAIDELAHPLDAEVEAFRLGLYALVRMKAWEPFAAAVLDERGEPRVRWWPVAYALGRFEDPRAATALLALVRAGGTDTIAFAAKGLGLLKEARAVEPLIELLAPDRVPSRVLVEAIRALGIVGDARAETPLVNLLGHEGLDANVRLEAVSALGRLRASGPELREWLYDLVGDPWPVMRAAALRALAAADRQDFLVVLSGLDPDRDWRVRSEVARLIVDTDPRTAGPQLVRMLEDADRRVIPTVLSLLVRLGGPGVEGLLRKHLAVEDVVVRATAARLAGEGRVPGLEDALDAAYRSGRADASYVARAAALAARVRYGGDGARALLVEALGDADWAVRRRAAELLRQVDAAADVSDIRPAPTPREPAGYRGPWLVAPPYSPQAYLETSKGNIQIELAVLDAPLTVDNFVTLARRGYFDGLTFHRVVPNFVVQGGDPRSDGEGGPGYTIRDELNPLPYLRGTVGMALDWADTGGSQFFITHGPQPHLDARYTVFGRVVAGQDVVDRLVQGDRIDRVTIWDGVVSPGAAVP
- a CDS encoding tetratricopeptide repeat protein — translated: MRCVAAALALVLVTTAGGSADTLRGAQHLSAAYALILDAAFEPAARELERCEAAPREACEVLEAVRLFWRIQLDPHRRTVDGAFRAAVERAIASTEAWAARAPDDAEAWFYVGAAYGARAQWRVLRRERLAAARDGGRIKRALERALQLDPTLEDAHFGIGMYQYYAAVAPAAARMLRWILLLPGGNRTEGLARMLRAREAGVLMRSEADYQLHVIYLWYEEGFVRALELLRELERRHPRNPLFPQLVAEVLDVYFHDRGASRDAWADLLERAGRGDVNEGELASGHARLGLAHQLDALHETDRAIPLWRAAADAPPGAGPYGSRAEALVRLGDAHARLGDPDRAAAHYREALAAVPPDDVREVGRRARAGIARRVPAARGEAYRVSLEGWRAFERGDRARARSALARAVALAPDDRVIRYRYGHVLLQEDASAAREQLDRAVTGPVDELPTFVARAAVDLARLHETRGEIAAAIEWYERATFTFGAERETRVAAERALARLRRAGPR
- a CDS encoding undecaprenyl-diphosphate phosphatase is translated as MALLFAALLGIVQGLTEFLPISSSAHLILARAFFGWDTEVFGLAFDVACHLGTLVAVLVYFRADLWAMVTAVPDAFGPTLPARQLRLMAFGTLPVVVVGLLWADWLAANVRTPGVTAVTLAAGALGLLVVERLGPRRRDEDSLRPMEAVGFGLAQAAALVPGVSRSGATITFGMAIGLRREAAARFSFLLGVPAILAAASKEALELARVGLAPGAVGVFAVGIVSSAVVGYLTVKYFLRFLAGHRLDVFAWYRLGLAGVVVAWMLAR
- a CDS encoding DUF502 domain-containing protein: MQWLRRSFIAGFFVTVPLVVSVVTLVWTFRFVDGLTGPTFAEWLGREVPGLGLVTTAAILLAVGAIASNVIGRRLVQRAEYWLLKVPVFRTVYAPVKQLIVAFSPDNEFGFKRVVLVEDTARGFVLGFLTREFTLDRGSGPESLVAVYVPTNHLYLGDVRVFPASVVSYPAISVEEGIRIFLTGGMALRGRVDVAALPEARSRGGAS
- the secF gene encoding protein translocase subunit SecF, with the protein product MQILRDTKIDFLRWRWHAMVLSVAIILTGVGLVATRGGLPLGIDFSGGTIVVMRFAAPVSEQQVRDAVAAIPGEKVVQQYGEAGDNEILVRLPQLVVEEADFDLEQGANQVLAAVRAANLGEFEVLSTEVVGPVIGKDLQRKGIFATIASLFGITVYIALRFRFSFAVGALAATFHDVLVTLTFITLFNYELSLNVVAAILTITGYSVNDTIVIFDRVRENLRLTRREPLDKVINHSVNQTLARTIITSGTTGLAVLALFLFGGEVLEGFAFTMLVGIIAGTYSTVFIAAAVAVVLSKRQGPGAKAAAEPPAPGAPAAKTGRRPSRRARAS
- the secD gene encoding protein translocase subunit SecD, which encodes MNKNLRWKAVTILIVVGLAVWSFYPPGEKVRLGLDLKGGVHLVMRVQTDDALRLETEVTSERLREELARRNVLVSAVTPDGPQAFGVQGVPTAQDAEFRRIADEQTGASYNRESRAGGSYRFELKPNIAVTLRNEAVAQALQTIERRVNELGVAEPIVAAHGAAGDQILVQLPGVTDVARAKEIIRSTALLELKIVEAGPAPTRESLLAQRGGVLPPDMEVVTGADDLGIGGQAGGTVYYLVRRVAAVTGRDLRNARPTLDENNRPAVSFSLNQDGARKFGRVTSENINRQLAIILDGRVQSAPRIESRITDEGRITGSFTQQEVLDLSLVLRSGALPASLTYLEERTVGPSLGADSIRAGVLASITGLSVVAAFMLFYYRLAGINAIISVALNLLILLGFMSYIGATMTLPGIAGFILTIGMGVDSNVLIFERIKEELATQKGVKAAVAAGFDRVFLTILDTHVSSMIAAGFLFQFGTGPIRGFATVLFFGLLSNVFTAVFVSRTLFEAMLARRQTASISI
- the tgt gene encoding tRNA guanosine(34) transglycosylase Tgt, with the translated sequence MLSAFGFVVTDRDGGARRGRLTTPHGDVDTPVFMPVGTRGAVKAVTHQQLDELGASMLLGNTYHLYLRPGDELIARRGGLHRFIGWDRPLLTDSGGYQVFSLGDLRTIDEHGASFRSHLDGSQHDLTPERAVDIQARLGADVAMVFDECLAYPATEAAARASMERTARWARRGRARFEAVRAGETPVVPTTPGQAQFGIVQGGVYPELRRESAGRTVEVGFEAYAIGGLSVGEPTDVMYDVVGQTTPWLPPDRPRYLMGSGMPDDLVECVARGVDMFDCVLPTRNARNGQVLTRRGRMNLRNARFAEDDRPIDERCPCYTCRRHSRAYLRHLLMVQEMTAATLNTLHNLRFYLDLMGEMRHAIEFGSFESFRQSFHQSFSRRSLIP